A part of Corynebacterium lactis RW2-5 genomic DNA contains:
- the acnA gene encoding aconitate hydratase AcnA, giving the protein MAESKNSFNAKRKLEVGGKSYDYFALDAVPGMEKLPYSLKVLGENLLRNEDGANITEDHIKAIANWVPSADPSIEIQFTPARVIMQDFTGVACVVDLATMREAVKTLGGDPDQVNPLNPAEMVIDHSVIIEAFGSEDALAKNVEIEYQRNEERYKLLRWGTGAFSNFRVVPPGTGIVHQVNIEYLARVVFDNDGLTYPDTCVGTDSHTTMENGLGVLGWGVGGIEAEAAMLGQPISMLIPRVVGFKLTGDIKPGVTATDVVLTVTDMLRQHGVVGKFVEFYGAGVAKLPLANRATIGNMSPEFGSTAAMFPIDQETVKYLALTGRDEKTLELVEAYAKAQGMWLDENTPEAEYSEYLELDLSTVVPSIAGPKRPQDRIELSSAKEQFRKDLHNYSDGEVKEPVKASAADSELAADYNESRPGNGESAAEGAEGRPSSPITVTSPKGGEYTLDHGMVAIASITSCTNTSNPSVMVGAGLLARKALEKGLSAKPWVKTICAPGSQVVNGYFKRADLWKDLEGLGFYLAGFGCATCIGNSGPLPAEVSAAINEADLAATAVLSGNRNFEGRISPDVKMNYLASPILVIAYAIAGTMDFDFETDALGQDAEGNDVFLKDIWPSTEEIEETIQASISSELYDEDYKDVFAGDERWQNLPTPEGKTFAWDDASSYIRKAPYFDEMGMEPEAVSDIKGARVLAALGDSVTTDHISPASSIKPGTPAAQYLDSMGVARKDYNSLGARRGNHEVMVRGTFANIRLQNQLLDGVSGGYTRDFTQEGGPQSFIYDAAQNYKAAGTPLVVIGGKEYGTGSSRDWAAKGTLLLGVKAVFAESFERIHRSNLIGMGVVPLQFPEGESWKSLGIDGTETFDIEGLEELNNGTTPKTVKVTVTKESGESFDFDAVVRIDTPGEADYYRHGGILQFVLRNMIKG; this is encoded by the coding sequence GTGGCTGAAAGCAAGAACTCCTTCAATGCAAAGCGCAAGCTTGAGGTCGGCGGTAAGTCTTACGACTACTTCGCCCTCGACGCTGTGCCTGGCATGGAGAAGCTGCCCTACTCGTTGAAGGTTCTCGGCGAGAACCTGCTGCGCAACGAGGATGGCGCAAACATCACCGAGGATCACATCAAGGCTATTGCGAACTGGGTTCCGTCGGCCGACCCGTCGATCGAGATTCAGTTCACCCCTGCTCGCGTCATCATGCAGGACTTCACCGGTGTTGCCTGTGTTGTTGACCTTGCCACCATGCGTGAGGCTGTTAAGACCCTGGGCGGCGACCCGGACCAGGTTAACCCCTTGAACCCGGCTGAGATGGTCATCGACCACTCCGTCATCATCGAGGCTTTTGGTAGCGAGGATGCCCTTGCTAAGAACGTCGAGATTGAGTACCAGCGCAACGAAGAGCGCTACAAGCTACTGCGTTGGGGTACCGGAGCATTCTCTAACTTCCGTGTTGTTCCTCCGGGAACCGGTATTGTTCACCAGGTCAACATCGAGTACTTGGCTCGCGTTGTCTTCGACAACGATGGTCTGACCTACCCGGACACCTGTGTTGGTACTGACTCTCACACCACCATGGAAAACGGCCTGGGTGTCCTGGGCTGGGGTGTCGGCGGTATTGAGGCTGAGGCAGCAATGCTCGGCCAGCCGATTTCCATGCTGATTCCGCGCGTTGTCGGCTTTAAGCTGACCGGCGATATCAAGCCGGGCGTGACCGCTACCGACGTCGTTCTTACCGTCACCGATATGCTTCGCCAGCACGGCGTTGTCGGCAAGTTCGTCGAATTCTACGGCGCAGGTGTCGCGAAGCTCCCGCTGGCTAACCGCGCCACCATCGGTAACATGTCGCCGGAATTCGGCTCGACCGCCGCAATGTTCCCGATCGACCAGGAGACCGTCAAGTACCTGGCGCTGACCGGCCGTGATGAGAAGACTCTGGAGCTCGTCGAGGCTTACGCCAAGGCTCAGGGCATGTGGCTGGACGAGAACACTCCGGAGGCTGAGTACTCCGAGTACCTCGAGCTGGATCTGTCCACCGTCGTTCCCTCCATTGCTGGCCCGAAGCGTCCGCAGGACCGCATCGAGCTGTCGTCCGCTAAGGAGCAGTTCCGCAAGGATCTGCATAACTACTCTGACGGTGAGGTCAAGGAGCCGGTCAAGGCTTCCGCCGCTGATTCCGAGCTGGCTGCTGACTACAACGAGTCCCGTCCGGGCAACGGTGAATCCGCAGCCGAGGGCGCTGAGGGCCGTCCGTCCTCCCCGATTACCGTCACTTCCCCGAAGGGCGGCGAGTACACCCTCGACCACGGTATGGTCGCGATCGCTTCGATCACCTCCTGCACCAATACGTCGAACCCGTCCGTTATGGTCGGCGCTGGCCTGCTGGCCCGCAAGGCACTGGAAAAGGGCCTGTCCGCAAAGCCGTGGGTCAAGACCATTTGTGCTCCGGGCTCCCAGGTCGTCAACGGCTACTTCAAGCGTGCTGATCTCTGGAAGGACCTCGAGGGCCTCGGCTTCTACCTTGCCGGTTTCGGCTGTGCTACCTGTATCGGTAACTCCGGCCCGCTGCCCGCTGAGGTTTCTGCCGCCATCAACGAGGCTGACCTGGCCGCTACCGCAGTCCTGTCCGGTAACCGTAACTTCGAGGGTCGCATCTCCCCCGACGTTAAGATGAACTACCTGGCTTCCCCGATTCTGGTTATCGCTTACGCGATTGCTGGCACCATGGACTTCGACTTCGAGACCGACGCTCTTGGTCAGGATGCCGAAGGCAACGATGTCTTCCTAAAGGACATCTGGCCGTCCACTGAGGAAATCGAGGAGACCATCCAGGCCTCCATCTCCTCCGAGCTGTACGACGAGGACTACAAGGATGTCTTCGCTGGCGACGAGCGTTGGCAGAACCTGCCGACTCCGGAGGGCAAGACCTTCGCATGGGACGACGCTTCCTCCTACATCCGCAAGGCACCGTACTTCGATGAGATGGGCATGGAGCCGGAGGCTGTCTCCGATATCAAGGGCGCCCGTGTCCTGGCTGCTCTGGGAGACTCGGTCACCACTGACCACATTTCCCCTGCATCCTCTATTAAGCCGGGCACCCCTGCTGCTCAGTACCTCGATTCCATGGGCGTCGCACGCAAGGATTACAACTCCCTCGGTGCTCGCCGTGGTAACCACGAGGTTATGGTCCGCGGTACCTTCGCTAACATCCGCCTGCAGAACCAGCTGCTTGACGGCGTTTCCGGTGGCTACACCCGCGACTTCACCCAGGAGGGCGGCCCGCAGTCCTTCATCTACGATGCTGCTCAGAACTACAAGGCTGCCGGCACCCCGCTGGTCGTCATCGGTGGTAAGGAGTACGGCACCGGCTCGTCTCGTGACTGGGCTGCTAAGGGAACCCTGTTGCTCGGCGTCAAGGCTGTCTTCGCTGAGTCCTTCGAGCGTATCCACCGTTCGAACCTGATTGGTATGGGCGTCGTTCCGCTGCAGTTCCCGGAGGGCGAGTCCTGGAAGTCCCTGGGCATCGACGGCACTGAGACCTTCGATATCGAGGGTCTGGAGGAGCTGAACAACGGCACCACCCCGAAGACCGTCAAGGTCACCGTCACCAAGGAGTCGGGCGAGTCCTTCGACTTCGACGCTGTTGTCCGCATCGATACCCCCGGTGAGGCCGACTACTACCGTCACGGCGGCATTCTGCAGTTCGTTCTGCGCAACATGATCAAGGGCTAA
- a CDS encoding DUF6676 family protein produces MAKEYTLETMPLDKAIELLQNEDVVTSNGQLKDALQTVLNEHPAAKKSDINILAYDNFDINADYFSMARQIAHDLGGTAIIRTPNFVSVASEDFPRAAIAEGEQDYLEHVREPVVSLNALLDDLGSYSVPWTIYSLIVGAVIIAIFFALTAYWMKRPATKMTESR; encoded by the coding sequence ATGGCTAAGGAATACACGCTCGAAACAATGCCGCTTGACAAGGCTATTGAACTCCTACAGAACGAGGATGTTGTCACTTCTAACGGTCAGCTAAAAGACGCCCTACAGACGGTATTGAACGAACATCCAGCAGCTAAGAAGAGCGATATCAATATCCTCGCCTACGACAACTTCGACATAAATGCCGACTACTTTTCTATGGCGCGCCAGATAGCACACGACCTCGGCGGCACCGCGATCATCCGGACGCCCAATTTCGTCTCTGTCGCCTCCGAGGATTTTCCGCGCGCGGCTATAGCCGAGGGAGAACAAGACTACCTCGAGCATGTTCGAGAGCCGGTGGTATCACTCAACGCACTTTTGGACGACCTGGGCTCATATTCCGTGCCGTGGACGATTTACAGCCTTATCGTCGGCGCCGTCATAATCGCAATCTTTTTCGCGTTGACCGCCTACTGGATGAAAAGACCTGCGACCAAGATGACTGAAAGTCGATAG
- a CDS encoding DIP1281 family NlpC/P60 protein has product MSRNQKFRASHWTRPIAGVMIAGLVATNSQVAAAQPINPSNAQIRQAEDAAAHATNVLQALVANVTQHERQVSDLELRMGTLRESVNKAMVDLEAARNAADQARAAVDEARNQLHRAHSDLRNAQKQFNELARSIMRQGSSQSTFFEGARDVAEALNRQAAIRREAEKQQKTVDNMDKARTEAANQESSLRDKKAQAESAENTAQQRHTEAESAYTDANQELQKEQEQYQKAQVEREAAKAALEAARGAVNDLNQKRAEYESDKARKEAEDAAAKKAANEAAAKARQEAQTRASESSSDSDTGSSQSSSAQAGTTQSGTAQSSGSQGSSGSSDSSSNSSSAQGSSSSSSSSSSGAGTENSEQSTGSAGSTGSTGSSSEENAAEEESSASSSSSAAGTPAQTATPSNPETGQASTGSSSAKIEAVISRAMGQLGVPYAWGGGNANGPTKGIRDGGVADAHGDYNKVGFDCSGLTIYAFAAIGIDLPHYTGYQYQRGTHYPVSQMKRGDLLFWGPNGHGHVAIYLGDGQMIEAPQSGSVVKISPVRYNGMTPNVVRLV; this is encoded by the coding sequence GTGTCGCGAAATCAGAAGTTCCGTGCATCCCATTGGACACGCCCCATCGCTGGCGTCATGATTGCGGGTCTCGTTGCGACCAACTCGCAGGTCGCCGCGGCGCAGCCAATTAATCCGAGCAATGCCCAGATTCGACAGGCCGAAGACGCAGCCGCGCACGCCACTAACGTTCTTCAGGCGCTGGTCGCCAATGTCACCCAACACGAGCGTCAAGTTTCAGACCTTGAACTCCGCATGGGCACGCTGCGTGAATCCGTTAACAAGGCAATGGTCGACCTTGAAGCTGCACGTAACGCCGCAGATCAGGCTCGCGCAGCTGTCGACGAGGCTCGAAACCAGCTTCACCGTGCTCACAGCGATCTCCGCAACGCGCAGAAGCAGTTTAATGAGCTAGCCCGTTCGATTATGCGCCAGGGATCTTCGCAGAGCACGTTCTTCGAAGGTGCACGCGATGTAGCAGAGGCGCTTAACCGCCAGGCAGCTATCCGTCGTGAGGCAGAGAAGCAGCAGAAGACGGTCGACAACATGGATAAGGCCCGCACTGAGGCTGCAAACCAGGAGTCGTCGCTACGGGATAAAAAGGCTCAGGCTGAATCGGCCGAAAACACCGCACAGCAGCGTCACACTGAAGCAGAGTCTGCTTACACGGACGCTAACCAAGAGCTGCAGAAAGAGCAGGAGCAGTACCAGAAGGCTCAGGTTGAACGTGAAGCTGCCAAAGCCGCATTGGAAGCAGCTCGAGGCGCTGTCAACGATCTGAACCAGAAGCGCGCCGAGTACGAATCCGACAAGGCCCGCAAGGAAGCCGAGGACGCTGCCGCTAAGAAGGCCGCTAACGAGGCCGCCGCGAAGGCGCGTCAGGAAGCGCAGACTCGCGCGTCCGAGTCGTCCTCTGATTCCGACACCGGTTCGAGTCAGTCCAGCAGCGCGCAGGCTGGCACAACTCAGTCCGGCACTGCGCAGTCCAGCGGTTCTCAGGGCTCTTCGGGCTCTTCCGACTCCTCCAGCAATAGCAGCTCCGCTCAGGGCTCCTCGTCGTCCTCGTCTTCGTCTTCCTCCGGAGCCGGCACCGAAAACTCCGAACAGTCCACGGGCTCAGCGGGTTCCACGGGATCGACCGGCTCGAGTAGCGAGGAAAACGCAGCGGAGGAGGAGTCGTCGGCAAGCTCCTCTAGCTCTGCGGCCGGTACCCCGGCGCAGACGGCAACCCCGAGCAACCCCGAAACAGGTCAGGCCTCCACGGGCTCCTCGAGCGCGAAGATCGAGGCAGTCATTTCCCGTGCAATGGGTCAGCTCGGCGTTCCGTACGCATGGGGCGGCGGCAACGCCAATGGTCCGACCAAGGGCATCCGTGACGGCGGTGTCGCCGACGCGCACGGAGACTACAACAAGGTTGGTTTCGACTGCTCAGGCCTGACTATCTACGCTTTCGCTGCAATTGGTATTGACCTTCCGCACTACACGGGCTACCAGTACCAGCGCGGCACGCACTACCCGGTGTCCCAGATGAAGCGCGGTGACCTGCTGTTCTGGGGACCCAACGGTCACGGGCATGTCGCCATTTACCTTGGCGATGGGCAGATGATTGAGGCTCCACAGTCCGGTTCTGTGGTCAAGATTTCGCCGGTCCGCTATAACGGAATGACGCCGAACGTCGTCCGACTGGTCTAG
- a CDS encoding AAA family ATPase — MHATVERAYAELGKVVVGQEHLCKQLFIAMLAGGHVLLEGVPGVAKTLAVSTFAKVMGGSYSRIQFTPDLVPSDIVGTRIFRQDTSEFLLEHGPVMANIVLADEINRAPAKVQSALLEVMAEHQVSIAGNTSPVPEPFLVLATQNPIENQGVYPLPEAQRDRFLFKILVGYPSPSEEREIVYRMGATPPVAQQVLSPEQVRDMQRATREVFVHHSLIDYVVAVVELTRSPSRADLKDVDRWLAYGASPRATLGTIAAARAHALFSGRDYVVPNDVVSVLPDVLRHRLVLSYEGLADGITPEHVIDQVLSRVRLPQSAEEQQS; from the coding sequence ATGCACGCCACTGTGGAAAGGGCGTACGCCGAACTCGGCAAGGTAGTCGTCGGACAGGAGCACCTGTGCAAGCAGCTCTTCATCGCGATGCTCGCCGGGGGTCACGTCCTTCTTGAAGGAGTCCCGGGCGTTGCCAAAACACTCGCCGTATCCACCTTTGCCAAGGTCATGGGCGGGTCCTACTCGCGCATCCAGTTCACTCCGGACCTGGTTCCGTCCGACATTGTCGGCACGCGGATCTTCCGCCAGGACACCTCGGAGTTTCTCCTCGAGCACGGCCCTGTAATGGCCAATATCGTCCTCGCGGACGAAATCAACCGCGCCCCGGCCAAGGTGCAGTCCGCTCTGCTGGAAGTGATGGCGGAGCACCAGGTATCAATCGCTGGCAATACCAGTCCCGTGCCGGAGCCGTTCCTCGTCCTCGCAACTCAGAACCCCATTGAAAACCAGGGTGTTTACCCGCTTCCTGAGGCGCAGCGGGACCGATTCCTGTTCAAGATACTCGTGGGGTACCCGAGTCCCTCTGAAGAACGCGAAATTGTCTACCGAATGGGTGCCACGCCGCCAGTTGCGCAGCAGGTTCTCTCTCCCGAACAGGTTCGGGATATGCAGCGGGCCACTCGCGAAGTATTTGTGCACCACAGCCTAATTGACTACGTGGTCGCGGTCGTCGAGCTCACCCGATCTCCGTCGCGTGCAGATCTGAAAGACGTGGACCGCTGGCTAGCCTATGGCGCTTCGCCTCGCGCGACGCTCGGAACGATTGCGGCGGCACGCGCCCACGCTCTGTTCTCCGGCCGAGACTACGTCGTACCCAACGATGTAGTCTCGGTGCTCCCGGATGTTCTACGCCACCGACTGGTCCTTAGCTACGAGGGCCTTGCGGATGGCATAACCCCCGAGCACGTCATCGACCAGGTTCTGTCTCGCGTCCGGCTGCCGCAGTCCGCTGAGGAACAACAGTCTTAA
- a CDS encoding DUF58 domain-containing protein, which translates to MAKSNPAQTQSAETPGQEATARDLKRVLAYIELTVQRRLNGLLRGNFLSSYNGPGSQPDAAREYVIGDDVRRMDWAVTARTSVAHVRTEEAERELECWVVAEPAARLATGVSGTTKRHLLTAATGAVAMLNDAPGSRTGLIAGPVQIAPGAGRAHNLQLLHRLANAHGENTLATDIDIAMTRSPRPGLLVIISDFLGPLDWGDALKVAAAQTDILAIRLVDPADEELPGTGPVVLADSATRKTVELNINTETRKQYAMEAAKHHRKVLDQLRSVRAKVVTLRTDGDWVLDFARQIGRN; encoded by the coding sequence ATGGCTAAAAGCAATCCCGCGCAGACGCAGAGTGCGGAGACTCCCGGCCAAGAGGCGACTGCAAGGGACCTAAAACGAGTCCTCGCCTACATCGAGTTGACTGTTCAGCGTCGGCTTAACGGCCTGCTCCGTGGAAATTTCCTTTCCTCCTACAATGGCCCCGGTTCGCAGCCCGATGCCGCGCGCGAGTACGTGATCGGTGACGACGTCCGAAGGATGGATTGGGCCGTCACTGCTCGAACTTCAGTCGCCCACGTTCGCACGGAGGAGGCTGAGCGCGAGCTCGAATGCTGGGTAGTAGCGGAACCCGCCGCCCGCCTCGCCACCGGGGTATCCGGCACCACCAAACGGCATTTGCTCACCGCAGCGACTGGAGCAGTCGCGATGCTCAACGACGCCCCTGGTTCGCGCACCGGCCTGATAGCCGGTCCTGTCCAGATAGCCCCAGGGGCGGGGCGTGCTCATAATCTGCAGCTGCTGCACCGCCTGGCAAATGCTCACGGGGAAAATACACTTGCTACGGATATAGACATCGCGATGACGCGTTCCCCACGTCCGGGATTGCTGGTCATAATTTCCGATTTTCTCGGACCACTAGATTGGGGCGACGCTCTCAAGGTAGCCGCAGCGCAGACTGACATTCTCGCCATCAGGTTGGTGGACCCGGCCGACGAGGAACTACCCGGCACGGGCCCCGTCGTGCTGGCTGACTCCGCTACCCGCAAGACTGTCGAGTTGAATATCAACACCGAGACTCGCAAACAATACGCAATGGAAGCGGCCAAGCACCACCGCAAGGTACTGGACCAGTTGCGCTCGGTGCGGGCTAAGGTAGTGACTCTGCGTACAGACGGGGACTGGGTCCTTGACTTCGCACGGCAAATAGGTAGGAACTAG
- a CDS encoding VWA domain-containing protein, which translates to MDFLNSIFAHPTWLAALALPALGAVFYWLSTRNRARRAIAFGNFAIVGKLASGVRGWVSHAAVALALVSLTLVIIGLAGPISETKVARNRATVMMVVDVSLSMSATDVTPDRISAAKAAGREFIENLPDNLNIGLVTFSGRAQTPVSPTTDHDTVIRALDGAQLDQATATGDAIAAALDSIKQLTESIKGEAEGTPPATIVLLSDGKQTVPQELDDPRGAFTAADEAAKAGIPISTISFGTQDGIITVQGEPIPVPNDDESLREIARKTEGQFYSAASLEQLRDAYTALEDDIGYELKRAENPRPFLIAAFFALTATITAHLVANRTIPQ; encoded by the coding sequence ATGGATTTCCTGAATTCAATCTTTGCTCACCCCACCTGGCTGGCTGCTCTAGCTCTTCCCGCGTTGGGCGCCGTGTTCTATTGGCTGAGCACGCGTAACCGCGCGCGGCGGGCTATAGCTTTCGGCAACTTTGCCATCGTCGGAAAGCTCGCGTCGGGCGTGAGAGGTTGGGTGAGCCATGCGGCGGTCGCGCTCGCTCTAGTGTCCCTGACCCTAGTGATCATTGGTCTCGCTGGGCCTATCTCGGAGACGAAGGTAGCTCGGAACAGGGCGACCGTAATGATGGTTGTGGATGTCTCACTTTCCATGTCTGCGACCGACGTGACTCCAGATCGTATCTCCGCAGCGAAGGCTGCGGGACGCGAATTTATCGAGAATCTTCCAGACAATCTCAATATCGGGTTGGTGACTTTTTCGGGTCGCGCCCAAACTCCGGTGAGCCCAACCACGGACCACGACACCGTCATCCGTGCGCTCGACGGGGCCCAACTGGACCAGGCAACAGCTACCGGCGATGCGATTGCCGCAGCGTTGGACTCGATCAAGCAGCTGACCGAGTCCATTAAGGGAGAGGCAGAGGGCACACCGCCGGCGACAATAGTCCTGCTTTCCGACGGCAAGCAAACGGTCCCGCAGGAGTTGGACGATCCGCGCGGTGCTTTTACGGCCGCGGATGAGGCGGCGAAAGCTGGCATACCAATCAGCACTATCTCATTTGGTACGCAAGATGGCATCATCACCGTCCAGGGCGAACCGATTCCGGTACCGAACGACGATGAGTCCCTCCGCGAGATTGCGCGCAAGACCGAGGGACAGTTCTACAGTGCCGCTTCTCTTGAGCAACTTCGCGACGCCTACACTGCGCTCGAGGACGACATTGGATACGAACTAAAGAGGGCCGAGAACCCAAGGCCGTTTCTCATTGCGGCTTTCTTCGCGCTGACGGCGACTATCACAGCACACCTCGTCGCCAATCGCACAATTCCCCAGTAA